Part of the Lolium rigidum isolate FL_2022 chromosome 6, APGP_CSIRO_Lrig_0.1, whole genome shotgun sequence genome, CAAGGCATAAATTAGACGTCTGAAACTATTTCTGCTACTGACCTGCAGCAGCTGCAGCACGTGGCCAAATAGTTTGCTCGATATCTGACGCATCAATTTGTTCTCCCCACATGCAAACCTCACCACCAATAACCAAGCGTTGCTGTTCTGGGTTGTCAATTCCTTTCAGGGGTTCATTCATGTAAAATTCTTCCCATGTGGCATCCAAGTGATCTAGGTACCACTTATCCTGGTTGCTTACTATGCATCTCAGCCCTGCAGCAACCACTTTTGGTGCTACATCCCCTCCAAGCCTGTTAATTTTATGTGCACACAGGTTTTTAGTTATAGGCAACAGTAAGAAGTGTCCCAGATGGACTGTATGTCTTGCTATGAGCATAAATGTCAAGAGCAATGTTAACTGGTACATGAGTCAAATACTCAAATTCCATTTAGGTCATACTACAATACATTTAAGatttagtgctaaaatactatgcGCATGCATTTACTATTCTACTCTTTCCAACAAAAAAACCCTTTTCAATGATATAAATCAAAGATATAGTGAGGAAATACCAGTTGTGAACCACGGTCTTACGGTCCAACTTTTCCCCGAAGTGGTTAAACGTTTCTTCCctgcaaacatggcatggtgtctGTTAAGGATTAGGAATTCAATGGACCCTGTGAAATTTGCAACTTATGGGTATACCAGTTAACGACATCATAGCCATGTGATATTGCTATCTTTTGAGTTCTCAATACAAAATATCTGTATGCATCTGACACATTCATGTGGTTATCATTCAACCTGCGTGTCATGAAAAAAGTTATCATTGGATTAACTTGCTGATATAAGAAAGAtggctgattttttttttcactgaAAACAAGAAAGTTATGGAAGCACATCAGGCAAGTTATCATATTCTGAGTTCTCTTGTGTGGATAGGAGTGTACCATTCCTTAATGTGGGGTGTTGCAGTCCAGCAGCctgaatttcaaagtaaatatTAGGATGGAATGAATTTAGATTCACTGGTTAGTAACTTAGTATAATAGTATGATAACAGTAAATCCAATGCTTCATCTTACTTGTGTTGACTTCATCACCTCCTAAGTGGACAAATTTGAACTTAAAAACCTTGCTAAAATCTGAAAGAAAACAGAGTTAACTATCCATTTGGACTGTTGACTTATATCTAGCATAACCTTGTAACATAACCACAGGATAAATcatcttttgaaaaaaaaaatgaaaacctcaCTGTTGTGGACAAAAGTAGTATGATTTATCACCTGAAAGTATACCATCAATAACTGTGAAGGTAAAATTGCTACTGACATCAAGCGGTTCTTTGCAGCTATCTGATGGCCATAATATTGGGTAGCCAACACCCCTGAAATAAATGCAATATCTACAACTTTCAGTCATGCGCTCCTGTTTATTGCCATGCAGCCTATGCAATTTAAGTTTCACATATTGAACTCCAGTAAGGTATCTTGACTCCACCCTCACTGGATAGAATGTTTCCTATTGCTACAAAAGAGATCTTACAATTCTGGACCACATTATATGCAAAGAAAAATTGGCTCCTGGGCTGTGCAATTGGTTGATGTGCTAAAAGCCTGAAATGAATTTGAATATCAACAGTTCTTTGATGGACATTAGGAAATTATGGCATTAGCTGGAACAGATTTAAACACTGCTGTCAAATATTTTAGCCGATCCAATGTGTTCTAGCAGTCATTTTGTAATGTCCTTGAACAAATTGTTGATTTACAGTGCGATTTAGCAAATGCCAATCAAATAAAGTGCCTGGGATTCAATCTTTCCTATTTTTAATATACATCACTCAACTGAATGGAATATCTTACCATGAGAGAGCATGACCAGGAACATCAATCTCAGCCAAGACATTTACACCTCGGTTTTCAGCATATCTGCAAAGTTATGGATTAGCTTGTTATTTTTAGAGTCTTAGCTCAATAACTGCATATCTAGAATTCTAGATTGCTGTCCTATTGTATGATTTTGGTGATGAATATTTCTAAGTTAGTAGGTTATGTAACTTATGGTCCACCCACCTATGCCATTTCTTGATGCTGCAGCGGTTGACGCTTTAAGTGCAGATGAAAATTATGATTGAAGGAAAACGCATCTCTTACTTTCATTGCTAAATGTTGTCTTGGTAATATAAACGCATTTTCCAAAGGTCGACAATTCTAATATGAATATGGCAATGCAAATAAACGCACCGTACAATGTCAACGGCATCAGACATCGTGTATCTCTCTGAATAAGAGTATGAACCATTCCACAGTTTTGGGTATGAAGGTATTTCAATGGGAAATGACTGCTCATCTACGATATGCCAATGGAGAACGTTCTGCATTATGGTAGAGTAAGAGTGCATGATATCGTAAATAAATAATGAAGGAACATAAACAGAACAGTATTTTGAAATCTCATGCAACTTATCGGACTTGCAATTAATATTGAATATTTTTATGGTCACCAAACCTACCAATTTACTGTATGACATTGCATCAATCACTCCTTTGATTGTCGTAAGAGGAAGGT contains:
- the LOC124668198 gene encoding beta-hexosaminidase 3-like encodes the protein MVPALRLLLAFLAIGSCIAADHIDLWPMPKSVTHGTQRLYVSKDLAMSMEGSKYSDDKAILKDAFQRMVDLLKLNHAADGANPSSYVLTGVNIAVHSTEDELNFGVDESYNLTIHTVGEPLHAHIEAQTVFGALHALQTFSQLCYFDFTSRLIELNSAPWMITDAPRFPYRGLLIDTSRHYLPLTTIKGVIDAMSYSKLNVLHWHIVDEQSFPIEIPSYPKLWNGSYSYSERYTMSDAVDIVRYAENRGVNVLAEIDVPGHALSWGVGYPILWPSDSCKEPLDVSSNFTFTVIDGILSDFSKVFKFKFVHLGGDEVNTSCWTATPHIKEWLNDNHMNVSDAYRYFVLRTQKIAISHGYDVVNWEETFNHFGEKLDRKTVVHNWLGGDVAPKVVAAGLRCIVSNQDKWYLDHLDATWEEFYMNEPLKGIDNPEQQRLVIGGEVCMWGEQIDASDIEQTIWPRAAAAAERLWTPIEKLAEDARSATSRLSRFRCLLNQRGVAAAPLAGDGRTAPYEPGPCVRQ